A window of Cottoperca gobio chromosome 16, fCotGob3.1, whole genome shotgun sequence contains these coding sequences:
- the LOC115021274 gene encoding uncharacterized protein LOC115021274, producing the protein MATSCRFPSEDQFLCSICLDVFTEPVSTPCGHNFCKACLTKHLEGKEQSQCPLCNEKFNKGLKLCINTEFRDVVDIFKELNAKANNTSPVKPGEVPCDCCLNGNKSKASKTCLVCLTSFCETHLEPHLRVAALKRHTLTNPVHNPEGKICKKHDRILERFCRSDQTCTLCTEHRAHDMVPLQEAYVPKSAQMGKKKAKVKEIKHKPGKRQQKTKHKRKGNNEAMANRVVLYQTQDGLIWWIQPQVNRYDELALNRDFYKGRFYREVQAEWSYCEDLEVDRESMRGIKVFIPNPKDGNWVIRLATDHNSKDLNEVPVHLLLIVKPERVVVYVDYDEGLVSFCDADTMMLVYSFTNCNFSERIYLFYCHTEGDSWAQRVQQKVEMMKAWFQRPDTIFFFCCIAVLIFCSCLYYFCTNK; encoded by the coding sequence ATGGCCACGTCCTGCAGATTCCCGTCTGAAGATCAGTTCCTgtgctccatctgtctggatgttTTCACCGAGCCCGTCTCAACTCCGTGTGGACACAACTTCTGCAAGGCCTGTCTCACCAAGCACTTGGAGGGCAAAGAGCAGTCTCAGTGTCCACTGTGCAACGAGAAGTTCAACAAAGGGCTCAAACTTTGCATCAACACCGAATTCAGGGACGTTGTGGACATTTTCAAGGAACTAAATGCAAAAGCTAACAATACTTCCCCTGTGAAACCAGGAGAGGTGCCATGTGACTGCTGCCTTAATGGCAACAAGTCCAAGGCCTCTAAAACCTGTTTGGTGTGCTTGACCTCTTTTTGTGAGACACACCTAGAGCCTCATCTGAGAGTTGCTGCTTTGAAGAGACACACGCTGACTAATCCTGTGCATAACCCTGAGGGCAAAATATGCAAGAAGCACGACAGAATATTGGAGCGCTTCTGCAGGAGTGACCAGACATGTACCTTGTGTACAGAACACAGAGCTCATGATATGGTCCCTTTACAGGAAGCATATGTACCCAAGAGTGCTCAGATGGGGAAGAAAAAGGCGAAAGTAAAGGAAATTAAACATAAGCCTGGAAAGAGGCAGCAGAAAACCAAGCACAAGAGGAAAGGCAACAATGAAGCTATGGCAAACCGTGTGGTGTTGTATCAAACGCAAGATGGTCTCATTTGGTGGATTCAACCTCAAGTCAACAGATATGATGAGTTGGCTCTAAACAGGGACTTTTATAAAGGGAGATTCTACCGTGAGGTTCAGGCCGAATGGAGCTACTGCGAGGATTTAGAAGTAGATAGAGAGTCCATGCGTGGGATAAAGGTGTTCATACCTAACCCCAAGGATGGAAACTGGGTCATACGGTTGGCAACGGACCACAACTCCAAGGATCTAAATGAAGTCCCAGTCCACCTCTTATTGATAGTCAAACCTGAGAGAGTCGTGGTGTATGTAGACTATGACGAAGGATTGGTGTCCTTCTGTGATGCAGACACTATGATGTTGGTCTACTCTTTTACCAACTGCAATTTCAGTGAGAGAATTTACCTATTCTACTGTCATACAGAGGGTGACAGCTGGGCACAGAGGGTTCAACAGAAGGTTGAGATGATGAAAGCATGGTTCCAACGTCCAGATACCATATTCTTCTTTTGTTGTATTGCCGTTCTCATTTTTTGTAGTTGCTTGTATTATTTTTGTACTAACAAATAA